The DNA sequence ATCAGCTGAATATATTGAATAATATTGAATCGCAATTTCCAACCATGAAATCTGTTGAATTTCCAACTACGGGTTATTATATTATGCGAGAAGGTTGGAAGCCTGATGATAAAATGATGATTATTTCTTCGGGATTGGATACCGAAAAACCAGACCATCAACATGGTGACATGTTAGGAGTACAAGCTGTAGCAAATGGTAAAGTGATACTTCCAAATTATCAAGTAAGATATTCCCTTGAAGATTTAGAATTATTTAAAAACTCTATGACAAAAAATGTTGCATTGGTTGATAATGAATTACAGGGTAAACAATATACGTCTAATCAAGGTGGGAGTGGTTTTGGCAAATTTCTTCAATTGCCAAAACCAAAAACTATAGTTTGGAAAACTAATAAAAATTTAGATGTTTTTATTGGTAGTCATGATGGTTTTAAAAATATAGGTGTTGATTATAGTAGGCAGGTTATTTATTTGAGAGATGATTTCTGGATTGTAAAAGATAATTTTTCATCAGATGAATATCATGATTATAAACAAGTTTGGCAAGGTCATTACAGTTTGGAGGAAGGAGCTAACTTAATTCGCTCCACGTTTGATAATGCCTCCGGTTTAGATATTTTTCAAATTTGTGAAACAGATTCCGTATTTAGTTCAGGACAGCGTGGTAAACAATGGTCGGTAATTACTAAAAGAAGAAAAAAAGCATTTAATTTTATTACTGTTTTATATCCATATAAAGGATATTCTAATAGAATAGATGAAACAAGTAATGAACCAAAAATAAAAGGCTGGGAGATAAACAACTCTAAGCTGAAGTTGTCAGGTAATAACGTTTCTTCATTATCAAAACAAGACGAAAGTTTGTGTTTTTCAGTTAAAAAAATTGAATATAATGAGATTTTAATTGAGTTTTCTGAAGTTTCAGACGTTTATATATTATTTAAGGATGATAGTTTTGTTATTCAATCCTTACATGATAAAAATATTCAAGTTTTATTTAAAAATTCTAAATTTATAAAATCCATACCCCTTAAGCCAGGAGAGATATTAACTTACTGAAACATGAAAATGTGAATTTGCTTTTTAAAAAATATATTCATTATTTTAAAAAATAATCCTAATGATGTTAAATTTTTTAAATTAATACTATAAGTTTTGATTTAGTGCTAATTAACTGTATATTTGGTAAACCAATCTGGTAAACCAATGAATAAAAGTTGTTTTATCAGTTACCAACTAAATTAAATCTAATGAAATTTAAAAATTATAGCTTAATTATAATATTGTTAGTGTGTTTAAATTTTATTTCTTGTAATGAGCAGACTGCAAATACTAATAAAACAGAGCAGGTGGTTGTTGGATCTGAGCACCCAAAGCTTATTCTTACCAAAACAGGTGTAGATAATATACGAAAATTATTGGGAACTATTCCCATTTTTGACGCATCACTTCAAGTAACAAAAGAAGAAGTGGATGCAGAAATAGCACTTGGTATTGACATACCAATACCAAAAGATTTTTCTGGAGGTTATACACATGAAAAACATAAAAGTAATTTTTTAATTTTACAGAAAGCAGGTGTGCTATATCAGATATTGGATGATGAAAAGTATGCTAAATTTGTAAAAGACATGCTTATGCAGTATGAAGCTATTTATAAATCCTTGCCTGTGCATCCTCAGACACGATCTTATGCTAGAGGAAAATTATTTTGGCAGTGTTTAAACGATTCTAATTGGTTGGTTTATGTGAGTCAAGCTTATGATTGTATTTATAATTATTTATCCAAAGAAGAACGGGATTTATTAGAAAATAATTTATTTCGCCCATTTGCAGATTATATTTCCATAGAAAATCCCCAGTTTTATAACCGAGTACACAACCACAGTACTTGGGGAAATTCTGCTGTGGGTATGATTGCTTTGGTGATGGATGATGATGACTTATTACAACGTGCATTATATGGTATTAAAGACGTAGGCTTAGATCCAGAAGCAAAAGATAATGACGGTGGTTTTATAAAAGATAAGGATGGTAGAGCTGGCTTTTTAGCTAATTTAGAAGAACCTTTTTCTCCTGATGGTTATTATACTGAAGGACCGTATTATCAGCGTTATGCAATGTATCCCTTTTTAATTTTTGCTGAAGCTTTGCATAACGTTAAACCTGAATTAAAAATATTTGAGCATAAAAATGGGGTTTTATTAAAAGCTGTGGATGCATTGTTGCAATTATCGGATGCCGATGGTGATTTTTTTCCACTAAACGATGGGCAGAAAGGAATGTCTTATTTTACAAGTGCTATGGTGTCCACAGTAAATATTGGTTATTATTTTGGTTCTCAAAACCCTGGGCTTCTTAGTATTGCTAAAAAACAAGGACAAGTTATGTTAGATGATTCGGGCTTAGCAGTAGCTATTGGTATAAAAGAAGGAAAAGCAAAACCCTTTGAAAAAAAATCAGTAAACTTAACCGATGGCCCAGATGGAAAACAAGGAGGAGTTGGTGTGTTAAGACACCAAGGCCTGGAGGTTGTTTTTAAATACGCCGCACAAGGTTTGAGTCATGGGCATTATGATAAATTATCATTTTCACTTTATGAAAATGGTGATGAAGTTATTCAAGATTATGGTTTAGCTCGTTTTGTTAATATAGAACAAAAAGGGGGGGGGAATTATTTGAAAGAAAACACAACTTGGGCAAAACAAACCATAGCACATAATACTCTTACGCTAAATGCCACCTCCCATTTTGAGGGTAAATATGAAATAGGAAGTAAGCATCATTCTAATTTGTATTTTTTTAACTTCGATAATCCAAAAATTCAAATAGCAAGTGCAAAAGAAAATAATGCCTATCCAGGTACTGAAATGCATCGTACTATGGCTATTATAAAGGACGATAATTTTGAAAAACCCTTTGTATTGGATATAATGAAAATACAATCCAATACAAATAATCAATATGATATGCCTTATTATTTTTTAGGTCAGGTTATTGAAACTAATTTTAAGTATAATGTAACCAGTACTTTAAATGCATTAGGAATCAAAAATGGCTATCAGCATTTATATGTTGAAGGTGTTGGGCAAGCACCTGAAGAAAACACTAAGTTTTTATGGCTTGATAAAGGTCGTTTTTATTCTCTGACCTCTGTTTCAACACCCTCTGATGAATTATTTTTTACACGTATAGGAGCTAATGATCCAGAGTTTAATTTACGAAGGGAAGCAGCATTGATGACGCGAAGAAAAAACACCAAAAATACTATCTTTGTTTCTGTTATAGAACCTCACGGTAGTTATAGTCCAGTAAGTGAATTGGCGCTAAATTCAAAGAGTAATATAGCTGCATTGAAAATTGTTTTAGATACAGAAGATTATACAGCTCTTACAATTACAGATGTAAAGGATAACACCAAATTATTTGTAATATCTAATACAAATGCTTCAAAAGAAGCAAAACATACATTGAAAATAAACGAAAAGAACTACAGTTGGACAGGTTCTTATTATTATAAATAAATTAATCATAAAAAATTAAAAAAATGAATCGATTTAGTGAAAAGTACATCATTACAAAAGATATGGAATGGGAAGAACTTGGAGGAGGTGTGTCTAGGAAATTCTTAGGTTATGATAATCAAATCATGATGGTAAGAGTAAAATTTGAAAAAGGCGCATTTGGTTCCCCACATCAACATTTTCACACACAAGCAACATTTTGTGCTTCAGGAAAATTTGAATTTGAAATTGATGGTGAAAAGAAAATCGTTGAAGCAGGTGATGGCATTTATATTGAGCCCAATTTATTGCACAGTGCACTTTGTTTAGAGGCAGGTGAACTAATTGATACATTTAGTCCTGTAAGAGAAGATTTTTTGACTGGTGCAGGGGTGTCTTATTTTGGGGATAAGTCATAAGTCTACAACTATTAGCTTCAAATAGAGCTTATAAGTTAAAATTAATGAGATAAAAATAAAAAAGATAGGTGTAAACCTGTCTTTTTTATACCTGTTTACTTCCTGTTTAAGAGGTGCTTTGGAAAGTAAATTTTAAAATGTTTTTTTCTCAATCAATAAACTAAACAACAAATAAACATAATTATGAATACTAAAATTATTAAAACAACATGGCAAACCCTTGTAATAATTGGTGTACTATTATTAATGAATAGCTGCTTTAATACAACTAAAAAGGTTGATACAGAAATATCAGATACCATGACGTATCCAAGTGATGTTATTCCATTTATGGATGAATTTAGTATCCTTTGTGGTGATGGTACAAGTTTTAAAGATTTAGAAAATGTAGAGCACAAAGATTTTTTTTATGTTTCAAATGATGGAAAAACAGATTGGGTAGTTTATAAAACTCCTAATTCGGGTGTTACTTCCAAAACATCA is a window from the Pseudalgibacter alginicilyticus genome containing:
- a CDS encoding alginate lyase family protein — its product is MKFKNYSLIIILLVCLNFISCNEQTANTNKTEQVVVGSEHPKLILTKTGVDNIRKLLGTIPIFDASLQVTKEEVDAEIALGIDIPIPKDFSGGYTHEKHKSNFLILQKAGVLYQILDDEKYAKFVKDMLMQYEAIYKSLPVHPQTRSYARGKLFWQCLNDSNWLVYVSQAYDCIYNYLSKEERDLLENNLFRPFADYISIENPQFYNRVHNHSTWGNSAVGMIALVMDDDDLLQRALYGIKDVGLDPEAKDNDGGFIKDKDGRAGFLANLEEPFSPDGYYTEGPYYQRYAMYPFLIFAEALHNVKPELKIFEHKNGVLLKAVDALLQLSDADGDFFPLNDGQKGMSYFTSAMVSTVNIGYYFGSQNPGLLSIAKKQGQVMLDDSGLAVAIGIKEGKAKPFEKKSVNLTDGPDGKQGGVGVLRHQGLEVVFKYAAQGLSHGHYDKLSFSLYENGDEVIQDYGLARFVNIEQKGGGNYLKENTTWAKQTIAHNTLTLNATSHFEGKYEIGSKHHSNLYFFNFDNPKIQIASAKENNAYPGTEMHRTMAIIKDDNFEKPFVLDIMKIQSNTNNQYDMPYYFLGQVIETNFKYNVTSTLNALGIKNGYQHLYVEGVGQAPEENTKFLWLDKGRFYSLTSVSTPSDELFFTRIGANDPEFNLRREAALMTRRKNTKNTIFVSVIEPHGSYSPVSELALNSKSNIAALKIVLDTEDYTALTITDVKDNTKLFVISNTNASKEAKHTLKINEKNYSWTGSYYYK
- a CDS encoding cupin domain-containing protein encodes the protein MNRFSEKYIITKDMEWEELGGGVSRKFLGYDNQIMMVRVKFEKGAFGSPHQHFHTQATFCASGKFEFEIDGEKKIVEAGDGIYIEPNLLHSALCLEAGELIDTFSPVREDFLTGAGVSYFGDKS